A stretch of Clostridium formicaceticum DNA encodes these proteins:
- a CDS encoding response regulator transcription factor, which yields MQKILIIEDEVKIARFLELELKHEGYEVLQAHDGRKGLEKALEEKVDLILLDIMLPGLNGMEVCRRIRMTSDVPVIMLTAKDQVMDKVMGLDFGADDYITKPFAIEELLARIRAVLKRNRITTESFEHLKAGKLQLDREQHLVTYDGHIIELTKREFDLLLYLMENQTIVLTREKILQKVWGYDYLGDTNIVDVYIRYLRGKIDEKYHSKLIHTIRGVGYLLKNE from the coding sequence ATGCAAAAGATATTGATTATTGAAGACGAAGTGAAAATCGCACGTTTTCTTGAGTTAGAATTAAAGCACGAGGGGTATGAGGTGCTGCAAGCCCATGACGGAAGGAAAGGGTTAGAAAAAGCCTTAGAGGAAAAAGTAGATTTAATTTTATTGGATATTATGCTGCCGGGTTTGAATGGCATGGAGGTTTGCCGCAGAATACGCATGACATCAGATGTTCCTGTGATCATGTTAACAGCGAAGGACCAAGTCATGGATAAGGTCATGGGACTTGATTTTGGAGCAGATGATTACATCACAAAACCCTTTGCCATTGAAGAATTATTGGCACGTATTCGGGCTGTGTTAAAAAGAAATAGGATAACTACCGAGTCTTTTGAGCATTTAAAGGCAGGTAAGCTTCAACTGGATAGAGAACAGCATTTAGTTACCTATGATGGTCATATTATTGAACTAACCAAGAGGGAGTTTGACTTGTTGCTTTATCTAATGGAAAATCAAACCATCGTATTAACCAGGGAAAAAATATTACAGAAGGTTTGGGGATATGATTATCTAGGCGATACAAATATCGTAGACGTCTATATACGGTATCTAAGGGGAAAAATCGATGAGAAATATCATAGCAAACTTATTCACACCATAAGAGGGGTGGGATATCTTTTAAAAAATGAATAA